From the genome of Papilio machaon chromosome 9, ilPapMach1.1, whole genome shotgun sequence, one region includes:
- the LOC106718753 gene encoding U6 snRNA-associated Sm-like protein LSm8, with translation MASGLESYINQTVSVITSDGRNFIGTLKGFDQTINIILDESHERVFSSSTGVAQVVLGLHIIRGDNVAIVGQIDESIDSRLDLGNIKAEPLGAIVH, from the coding sequence atggCATCAGGATTAGAAAGCTATATTAATCAAACAGTCTCGGTGATAACCTCCGACGGGCGTAACTTCATTGGCACATTGAAGGGTTTTGATCAGAcgataaacattattttggaTGAGTCTCATGAGAGAGTGTTTTCTTCATCGACAGGTGTAGCTCAAGTAGTTCTTGGCCTCCATATAATTCGAGGCGACAATGTAGCAATTGTCGGACAAATAGATGAATCAATAGATAGTCGATTGGACCTTGGGAATATCAAAGCAGAACCTTTAGGAGCTATTGTTcactaa